In the genome of Aythya fuligula isolate bAytFul2 chromosome 23, bAytFul2.pri, whole genome shotgun sequence, the window AGGTGTCTGCGGGGCTCCTGGTGGGAAGGGAGGTGGCTGGAGGCCCCCACGTCCTAACGAGGACCCGAGAGGTGGCACTGTCCCCCGCCGGGCTGCAGCTGGGACCCCAGTGCCGCGGGGTGACCGAGGGGACCCCGCAGGCTGCGCCGTGCAGCGATCTCGGTTCCTCTTCCCCCAGGGAGGCTGCGGCAGGGCAGAGAGCTGCCAGGGGTGCGGGGCCACGTGGGAAGGACGGGAGTgcgcagggcagggggtgggatACGGCCCTGGGGGGCCACAAGGTGCccgaggggctgcagcacgCGGTGTCGCTGCTCAGCCCCGCCAGCGTCCCATTTTTGACCCCGTTTTGCCGTCCCCAATGCCTGGGACCCCGCCAGCCACAAGGTTCCCCTCGGAGGCCACGGCACcgtcctcttcctcctcctcctcctcccccacgCCGCTCTCCCTGGccgcttcctcctcctgctgtgaAGGTGACATCAGGGCCTGCGGGgtgccccctgctccccgtcCCTGTGGGGTCCCCCCCTTTGTCCAGGCGTTGGTCCCGATGCCACCTCGGTTTGTCCCCAGGGCACCGGGTCTGGGGTATTCGGAGAGCCTCCAGAGCTCTCCGTGCGTCTGCACCCCCCCGAACCCGACCCCTCCGTCCCCTTAGGAAGGGGCTGGGGTGATCCCATGGGGTGACAGCAGGGTGACATCTGGGGACACCAGACCCCGgctcagggctggggcagcgctCCGGGTCCCTCCCTTCCTGAGCTCATTCCTTGGCCACCACCCGCTTTGGAAACCTCCCCGTGCCACCAGCACCGGGAAACCAGGCtctggggttggggggggacagggggagcAGATGGCCAGGAGGACGGTGACAATTCCCAGACCCGTGGCAGCAGGGGGGGGACGAGTTGGCCGGGTGTCCGTGCGGCACGGAGGGGGCACGGCAGGGCGCGAGCTGGCACCGTGGTGGCACCGGCGCAGGTGGAGCcggcctgggggggggctcGCTGCCCATCTGCTCCCGGGACCGGCCGCCAGCACGCGTCCCCTCCCCAAAAATGACCCCAGGGAGCCGTTTTTGGGGGCCAGCCTTCGAGGGCGGGTGGGATGCTGTGCGGTGGTTGGGGCTAAGCCCCAAGGTGTGGGGGTATTTGGGGTCTGTGCCTGTCTGGGAGCTGCCCCGTGCCCTCCCTGACCCCCGGCTGCTGAGTTCAGCGGAGAAATTCGGCAAAATGGGAAGTGTTGGAGCGCGGTGCCAGCGAAGGGTTTCTCATGAAGAGGGTTATGAAGAGGGTTTGCGAGAGCTGGAAACGGCTGTCAGCCGAAACACCAACTTCTtctcagaaaagtaaaaaaaaaaaaagccccaaaaaaCCAGCCAGGCCCTCTCGGGTTTGGCAATTCTGTCCCGGCTGCAACAGCCCCGGCCTTGCCAAACGGCCGGTGTTGAAAGCCCAGGTGGCCACGGAGAGCCCGGGGCCGCTCGAGCTTGTTTGGTGCTTCGAAACCTGCTGCcgagagaaggaaaggagagccAGGGACTGGGATGGGGGAAAGCTACGTGAAACGTTTCCTCGGCCCCAAAACCCCCACATTTGCCTCTCAGATCTCGGGGAGAGGACCTGAGCTGTGCCCAGGGGCCGGGACGTGGCTGCGGCACCGAGCACAGCCCCGGGCCGTCACCCCCGTGGGGGTGGGACCCCCGCAGGGCTGGGACCCCCAAATCTCCATCCCCTTTGGGGCAGCTCCCCCGGGGGGCCAGGGCTTAGGGCCCAGCTCCGTCCCTTTCCTCCTCGGTcctatttcctcctcctcctccacaccTTCTCACAGAGCTGGCCGGAAAAGCGCGGCCGCAACCGCAGCGAGGCGAGCGGGGCCCTTCCTGCCCCGAGCCACCAGTtcccccagcagctcagggTTACGGGGACGGGGACGTTTTTGGGGGGCTCCCTCCGGCCCCGGCGCGGCGGCTGGGGGGACGCTGCGCTGCCTGGAAGGAGGCgctgggctggctggggggggggacctgGCGGGATGTGGTTTCAGCCCGTGCAGAAATATTGCAGCTCGTGCAgccgggctgcagctcctgcagggctgtttgAGCTCCTGCACAGCCCTTCGAGCCCGTGCAGCAAGGCTGAAGACCTCGCGGGGGGTATTATATCCTGTGCAGGGGCGTTTCGGCTCGGGGAGGGGTATTTCAGCCCGTGCAGGGGGTATTGCAAGCATGCAGGCTTCTCGCAGCCCATGCGGCGATGTTTGAAGCCTGGCGGGGGTCTGGCAGCCCGTGCGGGGTTTTTGGAAGCCTGGCGGGGATGTTTTAGCCCACGCAGGGGCTCTGCCCCCCCCTCCTGACGCCCTCCCCGCCGTCCCCAGGTGCCTCTCGTCCTCCCCGCGGTGCCATGGAGCAGCTGAAGTGACCCCGCGGAGCCGTCACCGTGAGTGGGGTCGCGGCGGAGGggagcacccctgggtgctggggaggggtggggggggggggtgcaggggaagTCGGGCTGCCTGCAAGCATCCGTCAGTCCCacgtccgtccgtccgtccgcCCCGCAGGCCGTGCCAGGATGGGCTGCGTGCACTGCAAGGAGAAGGTGGCCGGCAAGGGGcaggcggggagcggcggggggcCCTCGTCAGTGCCCCCCCTGCAGTACGACCCCGACCCCGCGCAGCTCGGCGGCGCCTTCACCCACATCCCCGACTTCAACAACTTCCACGGCCCCGCCGTGCCCACCCCCGCGCCCTTTTACCCCTCCAACACGCTGCAGGTGCACGGCAGCAGCATCACAGGTCAGTGgcgagctggggaggggggtgtgtggggggggtcctggctgcacccatgggtgctggccGGGACGGGGCTCGCCCACGGTGCCCTCCGTGTGCCGCAGGGGGGGGCGTGACGCTTTTCATCGCCCTGTACGACTACGAGGCCAGGACGGAGGATGACCTGAGCTTTCAGAAAGGGGAGAAGTTCCACATCATCAACAACACGTGAgccccccccctgcacccctccCGGCCCCCTATCCCACTTGGGAAGGTGCTCCCAGTACTCCCAGTATGAGCCAGGCTGGGGACCCTCCTCCTTACTGGGCACCAGTAAGGCAACCCACGTGTGTCACGAGTTGGGTggccccagcagagccctggggtgGGTGCCCTCGGGGGTGGGGGACAgcgggggctgggggtgctgtgcGCGGGGTGGGTCTGGGTGTCCGTCTGTCCGCCCCTCCTCACCGTCCGTCCGTCTCTCCCCAGCGAGGGTGACTGGTGGGAGGCCAGGTCGCTGAGCTCGGGCGACACGGGCTACATCCCCAGCAACTACGTGGCCCCCGTGGACTCCATCCAGGCAGAGGAGTGagtatggggtgggggggacacgggggggggacacccaggCGTGCTGGCACCCCGTAACCGTGCCATGATACTCACATGATGCTCACACCTTGCTTGGCCCCACTGCAAAGTGAAGTCCATGGTGCCAACAAGGGGACTcggagcacccatgggtgcccccccccggtgctgaTGCcacccctgcccccccccacagGTGGTACTTTGGGAAAATTGGGCGCAAGGATGCAGAGCGGCAGCTCCTGTGCCACGGGAACTGCAGGGGCACCTTCCTCATCCGGGAGAGCGAGACGACAAAAGGTGGGGGGCGTGGGGACGgtggggggggctgtggggtcagggGGGACGTGGGGATGGTGtagggggacatggggatggtgtggggggacatgggggtgGTGTAGGGGGCTGTGGGGTTAGGGGGGGCGTGGGGATGGTGTAGGGGTCCATGGGGACAGTGTAGGGGGCCATGGGGATGGTGTAGGCGGCTGTGGGGTCAGGTGGGACATGGGGATGGTGtagggggacatggggatgatgtggggagctgtggggtcaggggggacatggggatggtgtagggggacatggggatgatgtggggagctgtggggtcaggagggacatggggatggtgtagggggacatggggatgatgtggggagctgtggggtcaGGAGGGACATGGGGATGGTGTAGGGGGCTGTGGCGATggtgtggggagctgtggggtcaGGGGGGCCATGGGGATGGTGtagggggctgtggggtcagggGGGCCGTGCCCTGTGCCCCTCCCCATGCCACCCCTCACCCCCTCTCCCACCCAGGTGCCTACTCCCTCTCCATCCGGGACTGGGACGAGGCCAAGGGCGACCACGTGAAGCACTATAAGATCCGAAAGCTGGACAGCGGGGGGTACTACATCACCACGCGGGCACAGTTCGACACCGTGCAGCAGCTGGTCCAGCACTACATAGGTAGGGTGGGAGGGCTgtggggggtggtggggggcgGTGGGGAAAGCCCAGGGGACCGGttggcagcacccagcctgctgGGCCAACTGGGTTTAACTGGAGGAGGcgggggctgtgctggtggcagcaggagggggacCCCCGGGGGTCCCCAATTTTCCGTGTCCTTGGTGCAGGGAGCACCCGGCCTCCGGAGAAGGTAAATAGCCCCCGGGTCTTGGGGGGGGGCATCACCCCgaaacggggctggggggctgcagggctgtcccCGGTGGGAGGGAGCGCACCCCACGtgtgtgttttggggaggggggcactGCAGCGGGATCAGGGCGGGGGGCGAGGGTTGGGGGCACCCCAGGGTGACGCCTGCCTCTCCCCGGTGCCGCAGAGCGGGCGGCCGGGCTGTGCTGCCGCCTGGCCGTGCCGTGCCCCAAGGGGACCCCCAAGCTGGCCGACCTCTCGGTCAAAACCAAAGACGTGTGGGAGATCCCCCGCGagtccctgcagctgctcaagAAGCTGGGCAACGGGCAGTTCGGGGAAGTGTGGATGGGTAGGGCCCGGCGGGCGAGCCGGGGCGAGcggagaagggaggggaaagcGGCGGGGGCACCCCCAGGCCTggcaccccccccccaggagaTGGGCACAGGCTCCCGGTGCCCTGGGGCAATGTCCCACCCCCTGCTTTTTCAGGGCACCCCGAGTGCTCCCCGCAAATATAGATCCCATATAACCCCATATCCCAGATGGGGCCATGAGCAGGAGACAAAACcaggcctggggggggggtccctcgtcgtcttcctcttcctcccgcGCCCCGCGCTCCCCCCGCTCGGCGTGCATGCTGCCTTCATCCCATCgctccccctccctgcctccccccttccctgcGCCCCTGCAGAGTACAACGACGGGTTGTGCCATCTGCTCACCCTCCCGTGCCCCGCTATGAAGCCCCAGACCTTGGGATTAGCTAAGGACGCCTGGGAGATAGCGCGGGAATCCATCAGCCTGGACGAGAAACTCGGCATGGGATGTTTCGGAGACGTGTGGATGGGTAAGGCTGGCCCAGCcggccggggcggggggctcgggggcacGAGCAGCCCCCCAGGCAGCATCGTGGGGACCGGGCGGTGCTCGGCACCGCTCCGCGTGGATGGATGGGGAACGGGGTTAGGCGAGCCCGCGGGTGCCTCGAACCCGTGCCACGAGGTGAGGTCTTTGAGTTGGGTTGGGCACGGTGGTAGCACGGCCCTTGATTGCCCTGGCCCGAATTCCTTGCTCCTCTGCTCGTCCCTCCACCCACGCAGCTCTCCAACCACGCATCCATGCAACCACCCACCCTTCACCTGCCCGAGCACCTCTCCATCCATGCATGGATCCACGCGCCCCCCATCCATGCGCCCCCCATCCATGCGCCCCCCATCCACGCACCCCTCCATCCACGCACCCCTCCATCCTGGCCCTGCGGGGGCCGGGTGTCCCCTTTGGGGTCCTCCTGGTGACGCGGTGTCCCCGGGCCAGGCACGTGGAACGGCACCACCAAGGTGGCGGTGAAGACGCTGAAGCCGGGCACCATGTCCCCCGAGGCCTTCCTGGAGGAGGCTCAGATCATGAAGCGGCTGCGGCACGACAAGCTGGTGCAGCTCTACGCCGTGGTGTCGGAGGAGCCCATCTACATCGTCACCGAGTTCATGAGCCAAGGTGAGCGGCtggcagcacccatgggtgccctgCCTGGTCCCCCGGAGCTGTCCCCACCCTGCCTGGGCACGGCCAGGGTGCGCAGGGACCTGGTCCGAGGCTTCCTAGGATGGGCACAGCTGGTTTCCTATGGGGAGGGCACCCCTGGGTGGGCACGGCAGGGTCCCTGAAGGGGAGAGCACCCTTGGGTGGGCACGGCTGGCTCTGTGACTGGCACCCTCTGCCCCCAGGCAGCCTGCTGGACTTCCTAAAGGATGGTGACGGCCGCTACCTGAAGCTGCCCCAGCTGGTGGACATGGCTGCACAGGTACCGGGGAGGCTGGCACAGGGTGGGCGCCCCCATGGGGGGACACCCAAGGGTGCCAACGCTTCTCCCCCCCGCCCCAGATCGCCGCGGGCATGGCCTACATCGAGCGGATGAACTACATCCACCGGGACCTGCGCGCTGCCAACATCCTGGTGGGCGACAACCTGGTGTGCAAGATCGCTGACTTCGGCCTCGCCCGCCTCATCGAGGACGATGAGTACACGGCGCGCCAGGGTGAGCCCCCCCCGGTCCCAAAGCTTTGGGGACCgctgccctgtccctgctgggtCCCAGCACGGGCCTGGAGCTGTCACCCCTGGTGCTGGGTGTCCTGGGGAGTGGGTGCCCTGGGGGATGGGTGCCCCGAGTGATGGGTTCCCTAGGTGTGGGTACCCCAGGTGCTGAGTACCCCTATTAATAGGTACCCCAGGTGCTGGATACCCCAATTAATAGGTACCCCAGGTGCTGGGTACCCCAGATGATGGATTccctgggtgctgagcaccccaggtgcagggtACCCCCATTAATAGGTACCCCAAGTGATGAGCACCCTGGATGATGGGAACCCCAAGTGGTGGGTTCCCTGGGTGCTGGGTACCCCAGGTGCTGAGTACCCCAAGTGATGGGTTCCTTTGGTGCTGGGTATCCCAGGAGCTGGGTACCCCCATTAATGGGTACCCCAAGTGATGGGTTCCTTTGGTGCTGGGTACCCCAAGTTCTGGGCACCCCCAATAATAAGCACCTGGGGTGCTAGATACCCCCATTAATAGGTACCCCAGGTGCTGGGTACCCCAGATGATGGGTTCCctgggtgctgggcaccccAAGTACTGGGCACCCCCATCAATAGGTACCCCAAGCGATGGGTTCCctgggtgctgggcaccccAGGTGTGGGTCACCCTGGGTGTGGGTGCCCTGGGGTGCCCCAGCCGTGGCTCACCCCTTTCccccttgcccccccccccaggtgccAAATTCCCCATCAAGTGGACGGCCCCGGAGGCGGCGCTTTTTGGCAAGTTCACCATCAAGTCGGACGTCTGGTCCTTCGGCATCCTCCTGACCGAGCTGGTGACCAAAGGCCGGGTGCCCTACCCAGGTACAACCCCCTCCTGGGCAGGGTGGGCACCTTTGGGTGGGCACCCTTGGGTGGGCACCCTCGGGTGGGCACCCTCGGGTGGGCGCAGGACCCTCGGTTTCCCCGGAGGGGGGTGCGGGATGCTGACGGGGCCGGATCCTTACCTCCTAGGGATGAACAACcgggaggtgctggagcaggtggaGCGGGGGTACCGCATGCAGTGCCCCGGGAACTGCCCCCCCTCGCTGCACGAGGTGATGGTGCAGTGCTGGAAGCGGGAGCCCGAGGAGCGCCCCACCTTCGAGTACCTCCAGTCCTTCCTCGAGGACTACTTCACGGCCACCGAGCCCCAGTACCAGCCGGGGGACAACCAGTGACcccctgctggggggggggggcattaATCGCCCCCCTTTTTGCAGCGGGGTTTCTCGCTCCCGTTGCCTGCGCCCCCCCTGTAAATGGCCATGGGGTGGTGCGGGGGgtgccccctttttttttggggggggggctttgcACAAGGATTTTGGACTCAGGGGGGCAGCGCCTTGCCCAgatgtgccccccccccctccccgtgcccacccccccagcccctctcttgTTGCCTTCACAGCCAGCTTTGAACCTGAGAAGTGCTTTGGTGGGGGGGAGGACAGTGggtgccccccccgtgccccccccgtgccccccataCCCCtaccccacagcagcagaggcctcgggggggggggttccgggggtgccccctccccacgccAGCCCCATCCCCTCGCCCCCAGCTCTGCAtagcccggggggggggggcagagggggggcTCACCCCCCCAGATCCTAGCACTGAGCTTCAGCCCCCCCCTTATATCGCCTTTAATTTATacagccccctccccatgcCCCAGGAGACACACAGGGACCCCTATATGCGGGGGGGGGAAAGGACTCcttgctccccccccccctttatcTCCTATCCTTAAATTAGAGCCAAATCCTCAAAGCCATAAACCCCTGCTTGCagtgggggggggcacagggggtcCTGGGTGCAGGGGGGGGTCTGTCCCAGGGGCTGTTCCCACGGCCCTGTTGCCTTatggggggggcacggggtggATTCACCCCCTGCAGCAAGCAttaactgggggggggggcatcgTGGAGGCACGGGGCACAATGTGAATGTGATggcactgggggggggcacccaccTGGGCACCCCCTACCCCATGTTCCAGGCTCGGTCCCAGTCCTCCCCCCCCATGGCCAGGACCCCCCCAtggccaggacccccccccccagccatgcggcagggccggggggggggcacccagccgCGTGCCCCCCAGGCTGTgccaccggggggggggggtggggggggaagggacGGGTttgttgttaattattttttttttttaattccagtctgtaaatagagagaaataaaaacctttctAACAAGCCTGGGTCCTTCTGGCCCCACACTGGGGGGGCTGcatgcctccccccccccccagccattTGAGGCTCCCCTTGCAAATAAAACCCCCAAAACCagcaggggagggggcagcattggggttttaaagctttttttggggggggggaccgtcccctcctgctgccccccccccccctcggggCTTTGTGCTAAGGAGGCAGGCGGCCCCGGCTTCATTTGGGGGGGGCTTGGGCAGTGTTTGGGgggcagagaaaaggaaagggaggggggatCCCATGCAtgaggctggggaggaaggggttAATGGCCCCTGCTGTGGCCCCTAATGAATTCCccagcactgggggggggggcagcaggtgGGGAAAGGGGGCAGGGGCTCGGGGACACCGCTGGGGACACCGCTGGGGACACCGCGCACCCCTCGCCTGGCTCCGTCCCCTCACCCTGGGGCCAGGGATTGCCCTgggcaggcagcggggcagggctgggtgcgGCCACCCCGtgccccatcccatcccataaCCCATCCCATACCCCATCCCATGCCCCATCCCGTGCCATATCCCATGCCTTGCCTCATCCCataccccatcccatcccatacCCCATCCCTTGCCATGTCCCACCCTGTGCCCTGTGCCATGCCCCATCATCCCATGCCCCATCCCAtgccccatcccatcccaccccctgccccatcccctgccccatcccatggggtccctctgctgcccagcagggagcagaacgGTGCTGCCAGGCCCCATGTCACCAAACTGCAGCCGCTGCCACCCAGGGGCGCACGGGATCTCGGGGCCACCTGTGCCCCGTGGGCATCGCGGCGGctccgtccccccccccagctgctgcccgcGTGTGGCACACACGTGTTCACACAAATCCCAAAAGCCACATGCAAGGAGCACCCTTACACAAAAGGGTGTCCCTTGTCCCCATGGGGACATCCGTGTTGTCCCCCTCTAACCCCCACAAAGCCCTCCAGCTGGGGGAGCACCCTGGCGCACCCCCTGCTCACcaagccctgcacagccccaaaaCCTCAGGGAAATGTCCCCAACCCCGGCACATTTTGGGCACCcggggggaagagaaaggggcTGGAAGTGgcggtgctgggagcagaggggacgGCCACCGCGATGGGGACTGATGTCACCTTGGTGTCACCAAGGGCTGGAGGGGCACGGTGCtgacccccagccccatggcagggTGACCCCGGGGGCAGCAGCGGGCAGGATCAGCCCCCGCTCTGCAATTTCCTCCTCCAGCACGAAAttcacttaaaaagaaataaaaatgcaaatccGGGGCCTGGCACAGAGGGGCAGGCTGGCGGCGGGCGCGGGCATCCTGGCTGCTGCATGGGCCGGATCCTGACACCCCCCGGGGTGCGAGGTCACCCCCATGACCCTCGTGTCCCCAGCCCAGCGCCCCCCGTCCCCATTTGCGCCGGTGGCAGGATGGCTGCGGGtgccccagggctggctgcGGGTGTTTGCTCCGTGCCgtgcccccgggggggggaccTGCAGGGACCTCTCCCCACGGTCCCGAATTGGCAGCGGGGTTTGGGCAGCAAAAAGCTCGGGGACGAGGCCAagctggggctctgccacctccctgctgcagcctcctgcgcGCCCCTGGGCCTGTCCCCTTCATCTGTCCCCTGCTGTCACGAGGCTGTAAGGGACAGGCAGTGGGGCTCGAGGCTGTGGGGGGGGCCCTGTTGTGTCCGTCTGTCCttccaaccccccccccgggtGTCTCGAGGTGGGGGCGAAGGGGTTAAAGGGCGCCGCTTCGGGGGGCATTGATTTTATGTTAATGCCGGGCTCCATCGACCTGGGGAGCGGGGATGGAGGGACAGCCACCGCGGGGCACGGCCaccagccccgggggggccggggagggc includes:
- the FGR gene encoding tyrosine-protein kinase Fgr — its product is MGCVHCKEKVAGKGQAGSGGGPSSVPPLQYDPDPAQLGGAFTHIPDFNNFHGPAVPTPAPFYPSNTLQVHGSSITGGGVTLFIALYDYEARTEDDLSFQKGEKFHIINNTEGDWWEARSLSSGDTGYIPSNYVAPVDSIQAEEWYFGKIGRKDAERQLLCHGNCRGTFLIRESETTKGAYSLSIRDWDEAKGDHVKHYKIRKLDSGGYYITTRAQFDTVQQLVQHYIERAAGLCCRLAVPCPKGTPKLADLSVKTKDVWEIPRESLQLLKKLGNGQFGEVWMGTWNGTTKVAVKTLKPGTMSPEAFLEEAQIMKRLRHDKLVQLYAVVSEEPIYIVTEFMSQGSLLDFLKDGDGRYLKLPQLVDMAAQIAAGMAYIERMNYIHRDLRAANILVGDNLVCKIADFGLARLIEDDEYTARQGAKFPIKWTAPEAALFGKFTIKSDVWSFGILLTELVTKGRVPYPGMNNREVLEQVERGYRMQCPGNCPPSLHEVMVQCWKREPEERPTFEYLQSFLEDYFTATEPQYQPGDNQ